Below is a window of Nicotiana tabacum cultivar K326 chromosome 19, ASM71507v2, whole genome shotgun sequence DNA.
ACGTTCCTGCATGTATTTCTTCCAATAACCTGGTTGCCTCAGCAGCGTCTACACATCTCAACGAACCTAAATCTGGGGTCCTCCTATACAAGATTTCCATGTTGAGGAAAAAGTGGTTTTCCAACCTCCTGAGGGCTCGCTTTTGACCATTAGTAGCATTTTCCGAGTACCCTCTGGTTGTAAGGAATTTCCTGATATCTTGATACCATGGTTTACCATCTGGTTCTTTATCTACATGGAAGTAATAGGCATGTTGATCCATGATCTCTAACTCGATAGGGTTGATGTAGTTCTTGTCTAGATGCTGATTCGTAGATGATAGAGTTGCAAGGGCGTcagcgaactcattctgaatcctgGGGACGTGCTTGAACTCAATCTTCATGAACTTCTTGCATAGTTCCTTCACACAATGTAGATACGGAAGTATCTTGACATTCTTGGTGGACCATTCCCCTTGGTCTTGGTGGATCAATAGATCAGAATCTCCTATGACCAAAAGTTCTTTgacgttcatgtcgactgccattctGATCCCAAGGATGCAtgcttcgtattcagccatgttattaGAACAAGGGAATCTTATCTTTGCCGATGCTGGATAATGCTGTCCATATTCTAAAATCAGGACTGCCCCAATTCTGACTCCTTTGATGTTTGCTTCTCCATTGAAAAACATTCTTTATCCAGGGTacgattctgcaatatcttctccagCAAATaatacttcttcatcgggaaaatacatagTAAGTGGCTCGTAATCCTCATCCACCGGATTATCTACGAGGTCAGCTAAAGCTTGCCCTTTGATAGCCTTTTGAGTTATTTATACAATGTCAAATTCGCTGAGGAGAATTTGCCATTTAGCTAGCTTTCCGGTGGGCAtcggcttctggaagatgtacttgagTTGGTCGAGCCGAGAAATTAGATGCGTAGTGTATGCTGACATATAATGCCTTAGTTTCTAGGCAATCCAAATCAGAGTGCAACAAGTGCATTTCATCACAGTATACTTGTCCTCGCATGacgtgaacttcttacttaagtaGTAGCTGACCTGCTCCTTTCTCCCAGTTTCGTCATGTTATCCCAACACACAGCCGAAGGCGTTATCCAAGACTAACAAGTATAGTAATAATGGCTTCCCGGGCTCAGGGGGAACCAGTACTGGTGGATTTGACATATATTCTTGGATTCTATCGAAGGCTTTTTTGTGCATTTtgtgcagcatccttttttagtACTTTGAAAATGGGCACACAGATTACCGTGGACTGGGCTATGAAGTGACTAATGTAGTTTAATCTACCCAGGAAACTCATTTCATCTTTCTTGCTCTTCGATGGTGGCAATTCCTAAAtagccttgatttttgatgggtcctaTTCTATCCCCTTCATGCTTACAATGAAGCCCAACAGTTTTCCAGCACGGACTCCGAATGTGCATTTTGTCGGATTCAACATCAAATTATACCTTCGCAGGCGCTCAAAAAATTTTCTCAAATCGTCCAAGTGCTCTAAACTCTTTCGAGACTttatgatgacgtcatccacgtacacttcaatctccttatgaatcatgtcatgaaaaagggttgccatggccctcatataggtggctTCGGCGTTCTTGAGACCGAACGACATGACTCTATAGTAGTAAACTCCCCAAGGTGTGGTGACAGATGTCTTCTCGGCATCTTCCTCGTGCATCAAGATTTGGTCATACccacaaaacaatccacaaacgACTGCAGTTCATACTTCGCGTAGTTGTTTATGAGGATATGGATATTTGGCAAGGGAAATCATCCTTTGGActagctttgttgagatctcGGTAATCCACGCATATTCTGAACTTTCTGTATTTCTTGGGTACTTGGACGATATTTGTCAACCAGCTGGGATAATTGGTGACCCTTACCACATTCGCCTCTATCTacttggttacttcttcctttATTCTCAGACTTAAATCAGGTTTGAACTTTTTGGGTTTGTAGGATTGGTGGGTAGTCGATGCGAGACAATATTAGTGCTTAATCTCGACATGGCGTCATATGACCATGAGAACACATTGATGTAATGTCGGAGGAGCTCAACCAGGTTTTCCTTCTGCTCGGCTTCTAGATGAATGATGATTCTGGTTTCTTTCACGTCTTCTTCACTTCCAAGATTTACCACTTCCGTTTCTTCGAGGCTGGGCTTTTTCTGACTCTCCAGTTGTTCGATCTCCTGTGGGAGATAGTCTGGCATCATACTCTCGTCATACACCTCGTAATCTAGGTCATTACGCTCGGCAATTTCGTTACACGTCACAATCGTGGAACGCGGGTTTTTAGCAttttgattactgaaaagaaaagctATGTATAAATTAAGTGGTAAATAAAGTTGCAATGTTTGAGAAaatgattctttttatttcatcaaaggAGGAATGTCTTAAGCATTCaaaagaggcaaatgacaaataGGTACAGACACGGTGTAGGCCTCCATTGACCGTGTGctttcaaaagaaaacttttacagTTCCATACTACCAAAACTCCCGGCAAACCAAAGATGGATTGGCAGTCCAATTCCGCAGCTCTTCCCCTGGTTCGGCATCCCTGATAGTCGGTGACTTGATGTTAGTCCCTTCACAGTATTCTTCAATCATATTCACGAACAACTTTCCCATCCTGTCGATGATATCATCTTCTGACACTGAACTTCGACCCAGACTTGGAACATGCTCTGGCACAAAAACCTTTTTCTTGAAGCTAATGGTATGAGCTTTATCCATTAGAGGTTGATACCCTATGTTGGCCCTTCATTTTTTCCCATTAGGTTCAACTGGCTCTGTGATCCCATCCGACCTGGCTTCCAACCCTATTCCTTATCCGTatccatatttcatcatctcCCTCATAGCCATTTTGGATCCGTAAGGTAACTGCATTCCCAAGTTTGTTCAGTCTCTTCTATTTCGGTGGTCATTATGATTTCCACTACATGGAAAGCAACTCCGTCTAGCCCTTCAATAAATGGGACAACGTGCTCAAAATAAGCGGACTGGCCTCATTCCCCATAGACCACGATCTTCTAACATCCCCACTCAAATTTTATGCACTCGGTGTAAAGTGGATGGTACGGCACCTTCCAGGTGTATCCAGGGCCTTCCTAGCAGCAAGTTGTAGGAAGAAGAGATATCCATTACTTGAAACAATATGGGAAATTCGACCGGCCCGATCTGCAAGGCCAAATAAATTTCTCCGATGACATCCTTTTGCGAACCGTAAAAGGCCCTTACCCTCACGTGGCTTTCCTTGACTTCCCTCAAATGAATTCCTAACTCATATAAGATAGAGAGCGGACAAATATTAACTCATGACCCTTCGTCGACCAACACTTGGGACACCACTTTGTCCCCACAGTTGATAGTGATATGAAGAGCTTTGTAGTGACTTGCGCCTTCGACAGGAAACTTGAAAGTGATCATAT
It encodes the following:
- the LOC142173407 gene encoding uncharacterized protein LOC142173407, translating into MFFNGEANIKGVRIGAVLILEYGQHYPASAKIRFPCSNNMAEYEACILGIRMAVDMNVKELLVIGDSDLLIHQDQGEWSTKNVKILPYLHCVKELCKKFMKIEFKHVPRIQNEFADALATLSSTNQHLDKNYINPIELEIMDQHAYYFHVDKEPDGKPWYQDIRKFLTTRGYSENATNGQKRALRRLENHFFLNMEILYRRTPDLGSLRCVDAAEATRLLEEIHAGTYEPQMNGFTLAKKILRAGYFWMTMESNSIRYVQKCHQCQIHGDFIRVLPNE